From the Toxoplasma gondii ME49 chromosome VIIa, whole genome shotgun sequence genome, one window contains:
- a CDS encoding hypothetical protein (encoded by transcript TGME49_203815), whose amino-acid sequence MDTWLWYMVSVIVVHRKIRAPAALFCFGNSKSDVSRSVCWIISYELLLSGIHSIHTDGYLWPMIAQKSANNFWPSNPPTALDSRAINSRSRRPTYTLVAPSRKTRDFFERPHK is encoded by the exons ATGGACACGTGGCTCTGGTATATGGTGTCTGTCATCGTTGTGCACCGAAAAATCCGCGCACCAGCAGCTTTATTTTGCTTTGGTAATAGCAAGAGCGATGTATCAAGAAGTGTTTGTTGGATAATCAGTTACGAGTTACTTTTATCTGGCATCCACAGCATTCATACAGATGGTTATCTGTGGCCCATGATCGCGCAAA AAAGTGCCAACAACTTCTGGCCAAGCAATCCGCCAACAGCCCTTGACAGCCGAGCCATCAACTCCCGATCCCGACGTCCGACCTACACTCTTGTTGCTCCTTCACGAAAGACAAGGGACTTCTTCGAACGACCACATAAGTAG